The segment TTTCAATAAATTGAGTGTTTCCAAACCTATAAGGGGCGAAGCATAACTTAGATACGCAGCATCTGGTAATAACTTTCGCAATAGATATTCCCGTCTTTTCTTTTCATTCTCCTGATCTGTGTTGATCCTCTCTCCGGGATGATAATCCTCTATATCAAATGTAAATTTTGTATTTAGCTCTTTAGCCAATCGATAAGCTGGATAAAGCGCCCCCAAGTTATGTGCAATAATCAAATCGGGCTTATCCTTGATATGTTTTACTGCATTTAATAAAAGCCAAGTTCGTTTATTACTTGCTATGGATGTCAGAAATAAATTGCTTTGTAAAACCGGATATATACGCTGAGCTACCCGCTCTGTTAACGTGCTAAATAGCCACAAAAAAAAAGGCTTACGCCCTGCACTGATATAATGAACTTTTATATTGGATAAGGATGCGATATGCCCCTCTTCAAATGTGTCACTCCAGTTGCAAAGCTTAAAACATATCACTTCACATTGATTATAAGGAGAAGCTGCCTTAACTTCTTTAAGCAATCTGGGATTAGTTGTAAGATTTGCCGTAGTGATAAAAAGGAGTTTTCTCACAGCCTATTTGAATTTTCTACTTAAGATCAAAAGTCGTTTAGCAATCCTCCAACCCAATATCACACAAAGTAAATTATATACTGCACCACTTTTAATCATTAAATTTGAACCACCATAATAATCTATCCTTTCTATATGTTTTTCGGCCAAGTCTGGAAACAAAGGATACATATCATATAATCTTCTAAAATAAATATTGGCGATTACTTTTCGAACTTTTTTCGAGTCCTCAAAATGCAGCATATTAGTTGCCAATAATCCTGTCGCTTTGAATGTTGACTCAAAATATTTTCTTGAGTTTTGAGAAGTTAAACTTGTAGTTAATCCTGACCGATAAAACAATTGAGCTCCCTTTGTGAAAACAATTCCTTTAGAATTCAATATTATTCGCGTAAAAAATTCAGTGTCGTTATATAATATCAGCTCTTCATGCCATAATCCCGATTTATCGATGATATGTCTGGGTATCAACATTATTCCACACTGCAACATTGGACCATCTTCATCCTGAATTAAGAACTCCATCGGATCCATATCTTTCCAATAAGACATTGGACTCTTTATATCAGTCTGATTTGGTTCGCTTCCAAAGAAACGATACCATTCTCCATAAGCAATTTTCTCATTGTCCTTTTTTAATGCAAGAAGCTGAATTTCAAGGGTCTCTTTTGATATCACATCATCGGCATCCATAAACTTAATATATTCACCAATAGATAAGCTGTATCCGTAGTTAAATGCAGCATCTTGCCCTTTATTTACCTGAGAATAGATCCTTATTCTTCGATCATTTATTGATTCAAGTACATATAAAGTATCATCTGTACTACCGTCATTAACAACAATAAGTTCAAAATCAGCATAAGATTGATTCAGGACTGACTCAACAGTCATGCGGATAAACTTACTTGCGTTATATGCAGGTATTATTACGGAAATCAAAGGATTATTCATTTTATATAGTGTTTAAACCCAGAAAGTAATTCTATCAATGACAGATTTGACAATTTTAATAGCTTGTAAAAATCTAAGATTCTTCGCTCCCCCAATAATATTCGTAGTAATCTCCTGGAATAATTCTGTTTCAATCTCAAATCAGCATTACTAAATTCTTTTTCATGTAAAAAAGAATGGTTCGAATTAAGAGCATTCAATGCTAATTGATATCTAATATTCTGAACTGTGATATCTTTACTTTCCAGTCTAATTTGCTGATCAAGGTGTACACGCCACCATATTAAGGAAGGTTGTAGTTTGACAATTGGATATTTCCCAGCTATTTTCAACCACAATTCATGATCTCCAATATATTGTTTTCCAGAAAAACCTCCCAACTCTTTAAAAACATCTCTCCTTAATATTGCCGCAGAAGGACCACATCCCAATATACTTTTCCCTAAGAATTCATTTCTTATAGTCTCTTTCGGCATTGATAGCTGTGGATAAGGTTTATTATCATCAATTTTATTGAAAGATATCCCCAATGCGGCATCTGGAAATGTCTCCATTGCTTCTACCATATAATCTAAAGAGTATTTGTATATAGTATCATCAGCATCCAAATATTTAAGATACTTACCTTTTGCAAAACTTGCAGCTTTATTCCTATTTGGATAATCACCCAGATTCTTCTCATTCACATATAATCTGATACGAGAGTCTATTTCAGTATATTTTTTAGCAATTTCTACGGACTGATCTTTACTTTGATCATCGACTATTATTAATTCCCAGTTTTGATACGAAGATGCAATTACACTATCTATAGCTTCCGCAATATACTTTTCACGGTTATACACGGTCATTAAAACTGACACTAGAGGGCTATTATTCATATATAAAGTTGTGATTAAGCGTAACTCACTGATTTAATACATCTTGCACTCAAATAAACAATAATAAAATTCATACTATCGAGAAAGAATTACAGCAAATTTGTCTTTTAATTTAAGAAAAGGTCGTTCAAGCAATTCAAAAGATACAACAGATATCATTATTGTTATTAATAATGCCACAAAAAACTCTACCCCCCATACCCGTGGTAAATTGTACTTCTCAAAAAATACATTTACGTATGCGATTACTATAATATGAAAAATATATAACCCATATGATATTTTTCCGAGATAGCTTAAGAGTCTGTTTCTAAAGAATTTACTCCATAAACCTTTGTCATTAATTATAAAATCTACAATCAACCAAAATCCTAATGCAATTAAGATGTAAAGATATAAATTACTCATCCCGGAGCTCATTCGATTAGGCAAAAAGACAAGCGAACAAACGCATAATAAGCCTATGCAAAGTTGAACTCCTCCATAAATTTTGGTTGTAATATTATCAATAAATCCTAGCCCCATTATAATCCCAATGAAGAATGCATCAAAATGAAGTGGAGAAGTATATATAAATGGATATTTTTGATCTGAGAAGAAAAACCGACTAAGTAGAATAAATAAATATAGCCCAACAAGCATAAACTTAGACTTCCTCCTATAATTTAGCATTAAAGGAATAATAAATGGTAATGCTAAATAAAACTGCTCTTCCATTGAGATTGTCCATAAATGATTGGAAGCTGGTATAAAGTTATAGCCGTTAAACATCGAAAGTATATTGTCATTAAAGAAAATCAATCCAAGAATACGATAAAGTAGGCCTCCATTTGCATTAGGTTTAAACAGCACAAAATACACACCTATTATGTATGATATATATATATAAAATAAAGAGGCCAGATACGGAGTACTCTCCGTATAAAGAAAAAACGGATATTAATATTGTTCTTTTCACTATATTCTCGCCTCAACAAATATGTCAATAAAAAAGCGCTTAATAGAAAAAACAAATCAACTCCCACCCAACCAAATTCATGAAGGTATTTAAAAAACACATTCTCAGACACTCTAAAATGATGAATAAAAACCAGTAAAAACGCAAAGAACCGTAACCCGTCTACTTCAGGCAAATAAAACCGAACACCCATCACTTCAAATATTAATATACTTTCTCACTAACCTTGTTAAAACATTAAACAGATACGGTTGATCTAACCGACTACCATATATTTTCTCCCGATGCTTAATCCTACATGGATATTTGGCTACTCTATATATAAATGACAGGTATTCTTGTGCATTATGTTTTGGGTCAAACAATGACTGTGTTTTTACCTGACACAGTTTTCCCATTTGAGATAAAAGCTCTCTTTGATTATGAATTTGTTCAATAACATTTACATAAGCAATGTAATCATCTAAGGGAAAACGATAACCTGTTATTCCATGCTCTACTAATTCGGGAATTCCACTTGGTAAATCACTCAACAAGGGCACCAAACCGGCTTTCATACATTCAACAAGTGAAACAGGAAATCCCTCAGCATGGGATGGTAATAAAAACAGATCGTATTGTCTGAGTCGGGACAATAATACAGAATTCTCTATTTGGCCTAAGAAATTTACATTTTTAGCTTCATTCCATGCTGAACGGTCCACATTTTGGTCATTTCCGACTATCCCCCATTCAACAAACACTCCTTTTTGTTTCAATTCCGCATTAATTAACGGTAATATATGATATCCTTTATCCTTTGTCAAACGCCCTATAAACAAACACCTAAGCTTATTACCATAATTATATTCCTGCTTAGAAGGAACTGAAGGGATAGGATGTCGTAAGTGTACTATATCCAAAGACCTATCAGATAAACTTTCTTGAAGTTTCAACTGAATACATTCGCTCACACAAATAAATGCGTCGATAATCTTTTGGTGTTTAATCGCTAAATCATAATAATAGTCGTAATCACCATGCAATATAAAGATCACTTTATTTTGCAACCCTAGATTTGAAACGACACCGAGTTCAAGCCAGTCATTGGCAACTATTATATCTGTTGAATCTATTAACCGCTTAAAACGCCTGGCAATATAATAAAAATTATCACCTTTATTATATTCGAATCTGACAAATCCAGCTTGAATAGAAAGATCCGGTTTAATCCGACTACCCTCAGCTACGTTATGTAGATTAGCTGCTAAAATAATTTTAATTCCCGAGTCAAAGTTCCCATATTTAACAATATTCTTCACAACTGAATAGACACCACCGTCTATATCATTCAAACAAAAAACTACCCCCATATATTATTTAATTATATGCAGATAAAACCCGATTAAAAAATAAATCCGACTGCATTTTTCGAATATTGCCCATACCATTTTTTGAAAATGTAGCTTGTAAAGATGCGTTGGAAATCAACTTATTTACTTGATGTGCAATATCTATAGATTTTAAAGGGTTGAACAATAAACCACTTTTTCCATCCTCTATTATTTCTTTGAATCCACCGACATCTGAAGCAACAACAGGACAACCATTAGCCATAGCCTCAAGCACTACCGTTGGATAATTCTCCCATAAGCTTGGGAACACAGAAACAGTTGCAGTCTTAAAGAGATTATCAACGCTATTTCTATCCAGCACACCTACGAAATCTATTTTATCCAGACAATCCTCCAAAGCATTTATCATAT is part of the Parabacteroides sp. FAFU027 genome and harbors:
- a CDS encoding glycosyltransferase family 4 protein, producing MGVVFCLNDIDGGVYSVVKNIVKYGNFDSGIKIILAANLHNVAEGSRIKPDLSIQAGFVRFEYNKGDNFYYIARRFKRLIDSTDIIVANDWLELGVVSNLGLQNKVIFILHGDYDYYYDLAIKHQKIIDAFICVSECIQLKLQESLSDRSLDIVHLRHPIPSVPSKQEYNYGNKLRCLFIGRLTKDKGYHILPLINAELKQKGVFVEWGIVGNDQNVDRSAWNEAKNVNFLGQIENSVLLSRLRQYDLFLLPSHAEGFPVSLVECMKAGLVPLLSDLPSGIPELVEHGITGYRFPLDDYIAYVNVIEQIHNQRELLSQMGKLCQVKTQSLFDPKHNAQEYLSFIYRVAKYPCRIKHREKIYGSRLDQPYLFNVLTRLVRKYINI
- a CDS encoding glycosyltransferase family 2 protein; this encodes MNNSPLVSVLMTVYNREKYIAEAIDSVIASSYQNWELIIVDDQSKDQSVEIAKKYTEIDSRIRLYVNEKNLGDYPNRNKAASFAKGKYLKYLDADDTIYKYSLDYMVEAMETFPDAALGISFNKIDDNKPYPQLSMPKETIRNEFLGKSILGCGPSAAILRRDVFKELGGFSGKQYIGDHELWLKIAGKYPIVKLQPSLIWWRVHLDQQIRLESKDITVQNIRYQLALNALNSNHSFLHEKEFSNADLRLKQNYSRRLLRILLGERRILDFYKLLKLSNLSLIELLSGFKHYIK
- a CDS encoding glycosyltransferase family 2 protein codes for the protein MNNPLISVIIPAYNASKFIRMTVESVLNQSYADFELIVVNDGSTDDTLYVLESINDRRIRIYSQVNKGQDAAFNYGYSLSIGEYIKFMDADDVISKETLEIQLLALKKDNEKIAYGEWYRFFGSEPNQTDIKSPMSYWKDMDPMEFLIQDEDGPMLQCGIMLIPRHIIDKSGLWHEELILYNDTEFFTRIILNSKGIVFTKGAQLFYRSGLTTSLTSQNSRKYFESTFKATGLLATNMLHFEDSKKVRKVIANIYFRRLYDMYPLFPDLAEKHIERIDYYGGSNLMIKSGAVYNLLCVILGWRIAKRLLILSRKFK